GTGGTGGTGTACGTTGGCTTGTGCGCCGCTCTCTTCTTCTTCCAGCGTTCTCTGATCTACTTCCCGCAACACAGGGCCTTCGGCTCCGGCGATACGACGGCAAAGCTTCTCGTGCCAGGCGCAGAGCTGCAAATCTCCGTCAGGCCACACGCGGGTGCGAAAGCGTTGCTGTACGTCGGCGGAAACGCCGAGGACGTCTCGGCCAATCTTCCCTCCCTCTCCAACGCGTTTCCCGACTACGCGCTGTACTTGCTTCACTATCGTGGATACGGCGGTAGTTCCGGAAAACCATCCGAGGAGGCCTTGACCTCAGATGCCCTTGCCCTGTTTGACAAGGTTTACGCAGAGCATCCAAACGTCGTCGTTGTCGGCCGCAGCTTGGGTAGCTGTATTGCAATCCGCCTCGCAAGCAGCCGACCGGTGTCGCGGCTCGTGCTCGTGACGCCGTACGACAGCCTCCAGGAGCTGGCCGTGCAGCAGTTTCCGTACATTCCAGTGCGGTGGCTGCTCTTGGACAAGTTCGAATCCTGGCGCTATGCGCCTCGCGTAAGCGCGCCCACCGTGATCCTCGCCGCCGAATTCGACGAAGTCATTCCCCGATCAAGTACAGAGCTACTCTATTCTCGCTTCGCGCCGGGCGTTGCCTCCTATAAGGTCATCCCTGGCGTTGGTCACAACTCGATATCCGAAAGTGCGGCGTATTTACCGTCGCTGAAGGGCATACCATGAATGGGGTGACGGACCCGGAGCGCTCTGGAACCTTGTCCTAATTTACCGTCCACCAAATCTGTGGCTATCTCATCGTGACCCGGTTGGTCCCGCTGCGCCTGCTAAAGTGGAAGATAGCAATCCCCCTCATAGCGCCAATCAACGATCCTCCGGGTCGTTTTATCGATCTCGAAATAAATGTCACAACGATTGTTGTGACCACGCCGGAAATGATCCTCTAAATTGCCGTTAGGTAGTCCCTTCTTGGAAATGCGGTTCTCTGGATAACGGTTAATATAGGCATACGGATCATCGATGCTTAGGCCGACGTGGCTCCGCATCATGTTCTTAAAATTTTCATGCGCACTTACTTAAAGGAGCGCAGGCCGAAAGCTCAACGGATATAGAAAGACACGCAACTGCGCGCAAGAGGAATGTAGTCAGAAGCACTAACCTCATCTCCATCACCTCAAACGAGATTTTCCAAATGATCAATTACTACGGCCGATACTGATATTGAGGTGTGGAAAGCCAGTCGGTCAAAGCAGGAATAGTCACTGCAAAGGAAAGTGCAACCGTGACCTGGAGCGAAGGTTTCAGGCGGTCGGCAGCTTGTAGTCCTTGAAGTCTTCGCGCAGCTTGGTCTTGAGCAGTTTGCCGGTCGCGGTGTGCGGTAGCTGCTCGACGAATACCACGTCGTCCGGCATCCACCACTTTGCGACCTTGCCTTCGAAGAATTTCAGCAGCTCTTCGCGTGTGACTTGCGTGTCCTTTTTCTTCACGACCACCAGCAGCGGGCGTTCGTCCCACTTGGGATGGACGATGCCGATCACCGCGGCCTCGGCAACGGCGGGATGCGCCACGGCGGTATTTTCGAGATCGATCGAGCTGATCCACTCGCCGCCGGACTTGATCACGTCCTTGGAGCGATCGGTGATTTGCATGTAACCGTCGACGTCGATGGTGGCCACGTCTCCGGTGGGGAACCAGTCCTTGCCTTTCTCGTCTTTGCGCATCGGGTCGCCGCCCTCGCCCTTGAAGTATCCGTTGCTGATCCACGGGCCGCGCACCAGCAAGTTGCCGAAGGCCTTGGCATCCCAAGGCAGATCCTTGCCGTCATCGCCCACAATTTTCATATCCACGCCGTAAACGGTACGGCCCTGCTTGTTCTGGATCGCGTATTTCTGTTCCTTCGGCAGGTCCAGGTGCTTGGCTTTGAACGTGCTCACCGTGCCGATCGGGCTCATTTCGGTCATGCCCCAGGCGTGCAGGACTTGCACGCCGTAGTCCTCCTGGAAGGAGCGGATCATCGCGGGTGGACACGCCGAGCCGCCGATAACGGTCCGGTTCATGGTGCTGAATTTGAGTTTGTTCTGCCCCATGTACTGCAGCAGCGCGAGCCATACGGTGGGCACGCCGGCCGACACGGTGACCCGCTCCGTCTCGAACAACTCGTACAGGCTCTTGCCGTCGAGTTGGGCTCCGGGCAGCACCATCTTGGCCCCGACCAGGGCGCAACTGTAGGGCAGGGCCCAGGCGTTGGCATGGAACATCGGCACCACCGGCAGCAACACGTCGCGCGCGGAAACGTCCAGCGCATCGGGCAGTGCCGCCGCATAGGCGTGGATTACGGTGGAGCGGTGCGAATACAGCACGCCCTTGGGATTGCCGGTCGTGCCCGAGGTGTAGCACAGCGACGACGCGGTGCGCTCGTCGAATTCCGGCCACTTGTAATCATCCGAGTGCGCGTTGAGCAGGTCCTCGTAGCACAACAGATTGGCGATGCCGGCCTGCGGCATATGCGCTTGGTCGGTCATGACGACCCAGCCCTTTACACTTTTGCATGCCGGCGCAAGCTTCTCGATCAAGGGTACAAAAGTCAGATCGAACAGGACGTAAGCGTCTTCGGCGTGATTGGCGATGTAGGCGATCTGCTCCGGAAACAGGCGCGGGTTAATGGTGTGCATCACCGCCCCCATGCCTGAGATGCCGTAAAAGGCTTCCAGATGCCGGTAACCGTTCCATGCCAGGGTACCGACGCGGTCTCCCGTCTTCACGCCGAGCGCGGTGAGCGCGTTGGCCAGTTGCCTGGCGCGGCGATGGGCGTCGTGGTAGGTATACCGGTGAATTCCTCCCTCCACCAGCCGCGACACGATCTCGGTGTCACCGTGGTAGCGATCCGCGTGCCCGATCAACGACGAGATCAGCAGCGGAACGTCCATCATCAGGCCTTGCATGGCAGGCTCCCCCCTATTGTTCGATTTGCCCGGATTCTAGCAGCTTGACCCGGCAAAACGCGGCCGTCCTGCAACGCGGATGCGCTTGTGTTCGTTGCAGTGCAAAAGAGGGCCGGTGCATGGTTTCCCGGACTGGCAACGCGTTTACAACGCCGCTGCTTTGCGAATAGAATCCGGCCCGTACAGTCAGGCACCCTGGCAGTCGGTACGGCGCTCGAACCCGGTCGGCGAGCGGCTATGAGTGAAGCCGGACAGATCCAAACTATAACTAGACAGATGACGCCCACGACCGTGTCCCTGGTTCCCGTGCATTCATTCAAGGTCGCCGGCCGCGCGTTGTCCTTCCATTGAGGAGAAAAAACGATGAGATCCATGAAGGCCGCGTTGTTGCTGTCGATCGCAATCCTGGCGCCGATGCTGCCGGCCGCCGCGCGAGGCGAGGACACCATCAAGATCGCGTACATCGAGGGCCTGAGCGGACCGTTCGCGAACGTCGGTGAAATCGGGCTGAGGCACTTCCAGCTCGCCGCGGAAACCGTCAATGCGCGCGGTGGTGTGCTCGGCGGCGTCAAATTCGAAATCGTGCCCTTCGATCACAAGACCAGCCCGCAGGAAGCCCAGTTGGTATTCAAGCAGGCGGCCGACCAGGGCATCCGCTATATCGCGCAAGGCAACGGCTCGAGTGTCGCGCTCGCGCTGACGGACGCAGTGGCCAAGCACAACGAACGCAATCTGCAGAAGAGCGTCCTGTACCTGAACTACGCGGCGGTCGATCCTGCGCTGACCAACGACAAATGCAATTTCTGGCACTTCCGCTTCGACGCCGACGGCGACATGAAGATGCAGGCGCTGACGAATTACATGGCGCAGCAGAAGAACATCAAGAAGGTCTACCTGATCAACCAGGACTATTCGTTCGGCCAGGCGGTGACCAAGGCCGCGCGGGCGATGCTCGCCGCGAAACGGCCGGACATCGAAATCGTCGGCGATGACCTGCATCCGCTGGGCAAGGTCAAGGATTTCGCGCCCTACGTCGCCAAGATCAAGTCCTCGGGTGCGGACAGTGTCATCACCGGCAACTGGGGCAACGATCTTGCGCTGCTGGTGAAGGCGGGCAAGGAAGCCGGGTTGAAGGCGGACTACTACACGTACTACACCGGCGCGGCCGGCGCCGTAACGGCTTTCGGCGACGCAGGGGCCGGCCACGTCAAGCAAGTGACCACCTGGCACTCGAACATCGGTGGAAAACAGGCTGCCGATCACAATACCGAGTACCGTGCCCGTTTCCCTGAAGTCAAGGACGATCTGTATTACTCGTCGATCCGCGAGTCGGTCACTGCGCTCGCGCTGGCGATCGAGAAAGCAAAGAGTGCCGATCCGGCGAAGGTCGCGCTGGCGCTGGAAAACCTCAAGTTCGAGGATGATTCCGGCGAGGTCACCATCCGCGCGGACAATCATCAACTGGTGCAGCCGCTCTACATTTCCACGCTGGTCAAAGCCAACGGCAAGGACGTCAAATTCGACGTCGAGAAAACCGGGCTCGGTTTTCGTACCGACGCACGTGTCGAAGGCAAGGATACCGTGATGCAGACGACCTGCAAGTTCCAAAAGCCGTGATTGGTGATTGGTGATTTGTGATTAGGAGAATCCTCAATCTGCCAGTCACCAATTACTAATCACCAGTCACTGATCCGGCCATGGAATTCTTTCTCGTCACCCTGCTGAACAGCCTGTCCTACGGGCTGCTGCTGTTCATGCTGTCCTCCGGGCTGACGTTGATTTTCAGCATGATGGGCGTGCTGAATTTCGCGCATGCGAGCTTCTATATGCTCGGCGCCTACTTCGCTTACCAGACGGGCCTGTACGTGGGGTTCTGGCCCGCCCTGTTCATTGCACCGCTGATCGTCGGCGGGTTCGGCGCGGCAACCGAACGCTTCGGCCTGCGCA
Above is a genomic segment from Betaproteobacteria bacterium containing:
- a CDS encoding alpha/beta fold hydrolase, with product MYRVIIGVIVAVVVVYVGLCAALFFFQRSLIYFPQHRAFGSGDTTAKLLVPGAELQISVRPHAGAKALLYVGGNAEDVSANLPSLSNAFPDYALYLLHYRGYGGSSGKPSEEALTSDALALFDKVYAEHPNVVVVGRSLGSCIAIRLASSRPVSRLVLVTPYDSLQELAVQQFPYIPVRWLLLDKFESWRYAPRVSAPTVILAAEFDEVIPRSSTELLYSRFAPGVASYKVIPGVGHNSISESAAYLPSLKGIP
- a CDS encoding fatty-acid--CoA ligase; translation: MQGLMMDVPLLISSLIGHADRYHGDTEIVSRLVEGGIHRYTYHDAHRRARQLANALTALGVKTGDRVGTLAWNGYRHLEAFYGISGMGAVMHTINPRLFPEQIAYIANHAEDAYVLFDLTFVPLIEKLAPACKSVKGWVVMTDQAHMPQAGIANLLCYEDLLNAHSDDYKWPEFDERTASSLCYTSGTTGNPKGVLYSHRSTVIHAYAAALPDALDVSARDVLLPVVPMFHANAWALPYSCALVGAKMVLPGAQLDGKSLYELFETERVTVSAGVPTVWLALLQYMGQNKLKFSTMNRTVIGGSACPPAMIRSFQEDYGVQVLHAWGMTEMSPIGTVSTFKAKHLDLPKEQKYAIQNKQGRTVYGVDMKIVGDDGKDLPWDAKAFGNLLVRGPWISNGYFKGEGGDPMRKDEKGKDWFPTGDVATIDVDGYMQITDRSKDVIKSGGEWISSIDLENTAVAHPAVAEAAVIGIVHPKWDERPLLVVVKKKDTQVTREELLKFFEGKVAKWWMPDDVVFVEQLPHTATGKLLKTKLREDFKDYKLPTA
- a CDS encoding branched-chain amino acid ABC transporter substrate-binding protein, with the translated sequence MKAALLLSIAILAPMLPAAARGEDTIKIAYIEGLSGPFANVGEIGLRHFQLAAETVNARGGVLGGVKFEIVPFDHKTSPQEAQLVFKQAADQGIRYIAQGNGSSVALALTDAVAKHNERNLQKSVLYLNYAAVDPALTNDKCNFWHFRFDADGDMKMQALTNYMAQQKNIKKVYLINQDYSFGQAVTKAARAMLAAKRPDIEIVGDDLHPLGKVKDFAPYVAKIKSSGADSVITGNWGNDLALLVKAGKEAGLKADYYTYYTGAAGAVTAFGDAGAGHVKQVTTWHSNIGGKQAADHNTEYRARFPEVKDDLYYSSIRESVTALALAIEKAKSADPAKVALALENLKFEDDSGEVTIRADNHQLVQPLYISTLVKANGKDVKFDVEKTGLGFRTDARVEGKDTVMQTTCKFQKP